A stretch of the Candidatus Jettenia sp. AMX2 genome encodes the following:
- a CDS encoding SPASM domain-containing protein yields the protein MSAEKYSDIAGVSIDFEQFLATIRHFYKNKGECKVFIKIAHTGLDFRGEEGFHSTFDDICNIAYVKYLTSIFEGVDYLQVIKDRSANQLGERLGKKVDVYYLPFYNLNINALGKVSPCVFDYKNNIVVGDIAKESLVDIWNGKKMNDFRRMHLKKERYKHADCSNCEWLSICACGIYENVIDDAAEKLIKFSNKEVRLIA from the coding sequence ATGTCGGCTGAAAAATATAGTGATATTGCTGGAGTAAGTATTGATTTTGAACAATTCCTGGCAACGATAAGGCATTTTTATAAAAATAAAGGCGAATGTAAAGTATTTATTAAAATTGCTCATACTGGATTGGATTTCCGGGGGGAAGAAGGGTTTCATAGTACATTTGATGATATCTGTAATATTGCTTATGTGAAATACTTAACCAGCATTTTTGAAGGTGTTGATTATTTACAGGTTATCAAAGACAGATCGGCTAATCAGCTTGGAGAACGCCTGGGGAAAAAAGTGGATGTTTATTATTTGCCATTTTACAATTTAAATATCAATGCATTAGGTAAGGTATCTCCCTGTGTTTTTGATTATAAGAACAATATAGTGGTTGGAGATATAGCGAAAGAATCGCTTGTTGATATATGGAATGGGAAAAAAATGAATGATTTTAGACGGATGCATTTAAAAAAAGAGCGATACAAACATGCGGACTGTAGCAATTGTGAATGGTTATCTATATGTGCATGTGGAATATATGAAAATGTTATAGATGATGCTGCTGAAAAACTAATCAAGTTTTCGAATAAAGAGGTGAGATTAATTGCCTGA
- a CDS encoding radical SAM protein, which translates to MPENRRDLIKRSALADMLPLKTPFTINIGPSSACNFKCNFCCHSINKEMLKNSGFVPRTMDFELFKMVVNQIKSFPDKTKMLGLFLIGEPLLNVKLPEMVAYAKKAGVAERIFFTTNGSLLTKQLGESLISAGLDEILISVEALNAETYKNVAGVDINYQSFLNNIQHLYKNKKNCKIFIKIIYSSNKNDEIEQFHRVFDKMSDLVGKFINTMTYKY; encoded by the coding sequence TTGCCTGAAAACCGCAGAGATTTGATAAAACGCTCAGCACTGGCAGATATGCTACCTCTAAAAACTCCTTTTACCATCAATATAGGTCCATCTTCTGCATGTAATTTCAAGTGCAATTTTTGTTGCCATTCTATAAATAAGGAGATGTTGAAAAATTCAGGATTTGTCCCCAGGACAATGGATTTTGAGTTGTTTAAAATGGTTGTAAATCAAATTAAATCTTTTCCGGATAAAACAAAAATGCTGGGATTGTTTTTAATCGGTGAACCACTGTTGAATGTAAAACTTCCGGAGATGGTTGCATATGCAAAAAAAGCTGGAGTTGCTGAGAGGATTTTTTTTACAACCAATGGGTCTCTCTTAACCAAACAACTGGGAGAATCTCTGATAAGCGCAGGGCTCGATGAAATTCTGATTTCTGTTGAAGCTTTAAATGCTGAAACATATAAGAACGTTGCTGGTGTAGATATTAACTATCAAAGCTTTTTGAATAATATTCAGCACTTATATAAAAACAAAAAAAACTGTAAAATCTTCATTAAAATCATATATTCATCAAATAAGAATGACGAGATCGAACAATTTCATCGTGTGTTTGATAAGATGTCTGACTTAGTAGGTAAATTCATAAATACGATGACGTATAAATATTGA
- a CDS encoding transposase has product MSADEKTSIQARIRKLPTTSGPRPQDPMKVEHEYKRGGALNYMAAWDVHQAKIFGCIETRGGIESFGHLVAHVMNQEPYRSASGVFWIVDNGSSHRGQPAIMRLQERWPNAMMIHLPVHASWLNQIEIYFSVVQRKVFTPNDFASLAEVEDRLLKFQNHYEEIAKPFEWKFTRKNLINLMDKLSDQCVLKENAA; this is encoded by the coding sequence TTGTCAGCCGATGAGAAGACCAGTATCCAGGCCCGAATTCGTAAACTTCCTACTACATCGGGACCGCGGCCTCAGGATCCCATGAAAGTCGAACATGAGTATAAACGTGGAGGCGCTCTGAACTATATGGCAGCTTGGGATGTTCACCAGGCAAAGATATTCGGCTGCATAGAAACCCGAGGTGGCATTGAGTCCTTTGGCCACCTCGTAGCACATGTAATGAATCAAGAGCCCTATCGCTCCGCTTCCGGAGTTTTTTGGATTGTAGATAATGGCTCATCCCATCGTGGACAACCTGCCATAATGAGACTTCAGGAAAGGTGGCCAAATGCCATGATGATCCATCTCCCAGTTCATGCAAGCTGGTTAAACCAAATTGAAATCTATTTCTCTGTGGTTCAGCGCAAGGTCTTTACACCCAACGATTTTGCGTCCTTAGCGGAAGTCGAGGATCGTTTGTTGAAATTCCAAAATCACTATGAAGAGATTGCTAAACCCTTCGAATGGAAATTTACACGTAAAAATCTCATAAATCTCATGGATAAACTTTCTGATCAATGTGTGCTAAAGGAAAATGCTGCTTGA
- a CDS encoding transposase zinc-binding domain-containing protein, protein MKAKEVKGWNVFKQIFADHWEGFKRKYPRYNQRRYEEQVKKMLSCGNPGEMGYIGYLCMSCGRGSRVVSMSCKSTMCLRCGKVYVDEWVGQVSKILHDGVIYRHIVLTVPEKLRKTFYDHGEELLGRFIMDWVFRTSNQESFLVK, encoded by the coding sequence ATGAAGGCAAAAGAGGTGAAGGGGTGGAATGTATTCAAGCAGATATTTGCAGACCATTGGGAAGGGTTTAAGAGGAAGTATCCAAGGTATAATCAGAGGCGATATGAAGAGCAGGTGAAGAAGATGTTGAGTTGTGGCAACCCGGGAGAGATGGGATATATAGGATATTTGTGTATGAGTTGTGGTCGGGGTAGTAGGGTAGTATCGATGAGTTGCAAGAGTACAATGTGTTTGAGATGTGGGAAGGTGTATGTGGATGAGTGGGTAGGTCAGGTAAGCAAGATATTGCATGATGGAGTGATATATAGACATATCGTATTGACGGTACCGGAGAAATTAAGGAAGACGTTTTATGATCATGGTGAGGAGTTATTGGGGAGATTTATAATGGACTGGGTTTTTCGGACCAGTAATCAAGAGTCATTTTTGGTAAAATAA